From a single Herbiconiux sp. SALV-R1 genomic region:
- a CDS encoding MarR family winged helix-turn-helix transcriptional regulator, whose translation MINDNPSTPELSALLSDLVSVTHRLTRIAAQATGDSTSPATWRTLSVLSTFGPMRLGELAKQSRVSQPTMTKIVANLNEVEWIRRIAVVDDARGWQIALAPKGIAALADWRARLGSALSPLFDDLDASELDVISRAVDLISEATELRAADARSDARAASAVKAA comes from the coding sequence GTGATCAACGACAACCCTTCAACCCCCGAACTCTCCGCCCTGCTCTCCGACCTCGTCTCGGTCACGCACCGCCTCACCCGCATCGCCGCCCAGGCCACGGGCGACTCCACCTCGCCCGCCACCTGGCGCACCCTCAGCGTGCTCAGCACCTTCGGGCCGATGCGCCTCGGCGAGCTCGCCAAGCAGAGCCGGGTGAGCCAGCCCACCATGACCAAGATCGTCGCGAACCTCAACGAGGTGGAGTGGATCCGCCGCATCGCGGTGGTCGACGACGCCCGCGGCTGGCAGATCGCCCTCGCCCCGAAGGGCATCGCGGCGCTCGCCGACTGGCGTGCCCGCCTCGGATCGGCGCTCTCGCCGCTGTTCGACGACCTCGACGCCTCCGAGCTCGACGTCATCAGCCGCGCGGTCGACCTCATCAGCGAGGCGACCGAGCTCCGCGCCGCGGATGCCCGCTCCGACGCCCGCGCCGCCTCCGCCGTGAAGGCGGCCTGA
- a CDS encoding MDR family MFS transporter, with translation MFVAMLASTVVSSSLPKIIGDLGGTQAGYTWVVTSTLLATTVSTPIWGKLADLTNRKLLIQLSLVVFVVGSALAGLSQSTEMLILFRVLQGLGAGGLTALVQVAMADIIPPRERGRYMGLLGAVMAVATVGGPLLGGVITDSIGWRWNFYIAVPFAVAALIVLQRTLHIPSHRRKVTIDYLGAVLIAAGVSLLLIWVTMAGNQFDWGSVTSILMVVGAVVLLGLAVLTELKVKEPIIPMTLFRNRTFWLAVVASISVGVAMFGTSVFLSQYMQLARGKTPTESGLYTIPMIAGVLLSSMVIGQVISRTGKWKRYMVVGSVLLTIGLALMGTIRYDTSFYLVFLYMFVMGAGVGMVMQNLVLIVQNAVDPRQIGTASASVAFFRSLGGTIGVSVMGAVLGSRITTLVTDGLTKLGVDPSQAAGLEGGGIPDLSTLPEPIRILVESAYGEAVADVFLIAVPLAVISIIAISLLPNRALGTKTSVEQLAEREAATVVAVSGAEVAADTEGVSLTLEGETDGADTGRPGSR, from the coding sequence ATGTTCGTGGCGATGCTCGCCTCGACCGTGGTGTCGAGCTCGCTGCCGAAGATCATCGGCGACCTGGGCGGCACCCAGGCCGGCTACACCTGGGTCGTCACTTCGACCCTGCTGGCCACCACCGTCTCGACGCCCATCTGGGGCAAGCTCGCCGACCTCACCAATCGCAAGCTCCTCATCCAGCTCTCCCTCGTCGTCTTCGTCGTCGGCTCCGCGCTAGCCGGTCTCAGCCAGTCGACCGAGATGCTCATCCTCTTCCGCGTGCTGCAGGGCCTCGGCGCCGGCGGTCTCACCGCCCTCGTGCAGGTCGCGATGGCCGACATCATCCCGCCCCGCGAGCGCGGCCGGTACATGGGCCTGCTCGGCGCCGTGATGGCCGTCGCCACGGTCGGCGGCCCGCTGCTCGGCGGCGTCATCACCGACTCGATCGGGTGGCGCTGGAACTTCTACATCGCCGTGCCGTTCGCCGTCGCCGCGCTCATCGTGCTGCAGCGCACCCTGCACATCCCGTCGCACCGCCGCAAGGTCACCATCGACTACCTGGGCGCGGTGCTCATCGCCGCCGGCGTCTCGCTGCTGCTCATCTGGGTCACCATGGCGGGCAACCAGTTCGACTGGGGTTCGGTGACGAGCATCCTCATGGTGGTGGGCGCCGTGGTGCTGCTCGGGCTCGCGGTTCTCACCGAGCTCAAGGTGAAGGAGCCCATCATCCCGATGACGCTCTTCCGCAACCGCACGTTCTGGTTGGCGGTCGTCGCCTCCATCTCGGTGGGCGTCGCGATGTTCGGCACGAGCGTCTTCCTCAGCCAGTACATGCAGCTGGCGCGCGGCAAGACCCCCACCGAGTCGGGCCTCTACACGATCCCGATGATCGCCGGCGTGCTGCTGTCGAGCATGGTGATCGGCCAGGTCATCAGCCGCACGGGAAAGTGGAAGCGGTACATGGTGGTCGGCTCGGTGCTGCTCACCATCGGCCTCGCGCTCATGGGCACCATCCGCTACGACACGAGCTTCTACCTCGTCTTCCTCTACATGTTCGTGATGGGCGCCGGCGTCGGCATGGTGATGCAGAACCTCGTGCTCATCGTGCAGAACGCTGTCGACCCGCGCCAGATCGGCACGGCGAGTGCCTCGGTGGCGTTCTTCCGCAGCCTCGGCGGCACCATCGGCGTGAGCGTGATGGGCGCCGTGCTCGGCAGTCGCATCACGACGCTCGTCACCGACGGGCTCACGAAGCTCGGCGTCGACCCCTCGCAGGCCGCGGGTCTCGAGGGCGGGGGCATCCCCGACCTGTCGACGCTGCCCGAGCCCATCCGCATCCTCGTGGAGTCGGCCTACGGCGAGGCCGTCGCCGACGTGTTCCTCATCGCGGTGCCGCTCGCCGTCATCTCCATCATCGCCATCTCCCTGCTGCCGAACCGGGCCCTGGGCACCAAGACCTCGGTCGAGCAGCTCGCCGAGCGGGAGGCCGCCACCGTGGTCGCCGTCTCGGGTGCCGAGGTGGCCGCCGACACCGAGGGCGTGAGCCTCACGCTCGAGGGGGAGACCGACGGGGCCGACACGGGGCGGCCGGGCTCCCGATGA
- a CDS encoding ABC transporter ATP-binding protein, translating into MSEVPAFPGAASAAGAGIVVEGVRRAFGAVEAVRSVSFEARAGAVTALIGPNGSGKTTLLLMLATLLRPDAGRILIGGIDPVAEPRAVRPIVGWMPDALGSWNNLTVHSALAMTHRLYGHPKTVANDRAWELIHLVGLTELAARPTRVLSRGQKQKLSLARALSNDPRVLLLDEPASGLDPVARIELRELLLALAAEGRTILVSSHVLSELDELATDAVYLDHGVTASREAVARARASSRVWRVKSLDGFALGPQLEGIGVDASRIGVDSQGFTVAMTDETDAAAVLSALVAAGVQVSWFAPASGELERTMQGLRDGGAA; encoded by the coding sequence ATGAGTGAGGTACCGGCATTTCCGGGTGCGGCGTCGGCCGCGGGGGCGGGGATCGTCGTCGAGGGGGTGCGGCGGGCGTTCGGGGCGGTGGAGGCCGTGCGGTCGGTGTCGTTCGAGGCGCGGGCGGGGGCGGTGACGGCACTGATCGGGCCGAACGGGTCGGGCAAGACGACGCTGCTGCTCATGCTGGCGACGCTGCTGCGGCCCGACGCGGGGCGCATCCTCATCGGTGGGATCGACCCGGTGGCGGAGCCGCGTGCCGTGCGCCCCATCGTCGGGTGGATGCCCGACGCGCTGGGATCGTGGAACAACCTCACCGTGCACTCGGCCCTGGCGATGACTCACCGGCTCTACGGGCATCCGAAAACCGTGGCGAACGACCGGGCCTGGGAGCTCATCCACCTCGTCGGTCTCACCGAGCTGGCCGCCCGACCCACCCGCGTGCTCTCGCGCGGGCAGAAGCAGAAGCTGTCGCTCGCGCGCGCCCTCTCGAACGACCCGCGCGTGCTGCTGCTCGACGAGCCCGCGTCGGGGCTCGATCCCGTGGCGCGCATCGAGCTGCGCGAGCTGCTGCTCGCGCTCGCGGCCGAGGGGCGCACCATCCTCGTCTCGAGCCACGTGCTCTCCGAGCTCGACGAGCTCGCCACCGATGCCGTCTACCTCGACCACGGCGTCACCGCGTCGCGCGAGGCCGTGGCGCGAGCGCGGGCGTCGTCGCGGGTGTGGCGGGTGAAGTCGCTCGACGGCTTCGCGCTCGGTCCGCAGCTCGAGGGCATCGGGGTGGACGCCTCGCGCATCGGCGTCGACAGTCAGGGCTTCACGGTCGCCATGACCGACGAGACGGATGCTGCGGCCGTGCTCTCGGCACTGGTGGCGGCCGGGGTGCAGGTGAGCTGGTTCGCGCCCGCCTCGGGTGAGCTCGAACGCACAATGCAGGGGCTGCGGGACGGGGGTGCGGCGTGA
- a CDS encoding ABC transporter permease, whose translation MSAQDGVGGSVVPGGTGGAGGPGVPGAGGPGVPGAPGFGGIGGFWRGVGLILALELKQRVRGVAWYVILGVCFALVAIVTLGVAVIAGGFGTTGGALYSSVVYFVLLLASLITPALSGTAVNGEREGGTLATIQVTSVTTGQIVIGKWLAAWVASLALLAITSPFLLLASAFGEVSGATALSSLLILTAQLGVLSAIGVGLSGVIRKPLFSVVVSYLAIAALSLGTLIAFAIAGSVTQVTVTNTTVEPAYRADGTTFECKPGTTVSTYTVPRFDPYWGLLAVNPYVVVADASYGDFDDNGNPQDLFGYIALGVRQAQIAPETETFTDYCALAVSGFEDDDQPTAEELLRTGVPSWFIGLALQSGLAALALWGAWASTRTPAGRLAKGSRIA comes from the coding sequence GTGAGCGCGCAGGACGGTGTGGGCGGGTCGGTCGTGCCGGGCGGAACGGGCGGCGCGGGCGGGCCGGGCGTTCCCGGCGCGGGCGGGCCGGGTGTTCCCGGCGCTCCCGGGTTCGGCGGGATCGGGGGCTTCTGGCGCGGGGTCGGTCTCATCCTCGCGCTCGAGCTGAAGCAGCGGGTGCGCGGGGTGGCCTGGTACGTCATCCTCGGCGTCTGCTTCGCCCTCGTCGCGATCGTCACCCTCGGTGTGGCGGTCATCGCGGGCGGCTTCGGCACGACGGGCGGCGCGCTGTACTCCTCGGTCGTCTACTTCGTGCTGCTGCTGGCGAGCCTCATCACCCCGGCACTGTCGGGCACCGCCGTGAACGGTGAGCGCGAAGGCGGAACCCTGGCGACCATCCAGGTCACCTCGGTCACCACGGGTCAGATCGTCATCGGCAAGTGGCTCGCCGCCTGGGTGGCGTCGCTGGCGCTGCTTGCCATCACCTCACCGTTCCTGCTGCTGGCGTCGGCGTTCGGCGAGGTGTCGGGAGCGACGGCGCTGTCGTCACTGCTCATCCTCACCGCGCAGCTCGGCGTGCTGTCGGCGATCGGCGTGGGGCTCTCGGGTGTCATCCGCAAGCCGCTGTTCTCGGTGGTGGTGAGCTACCTAGCGATCGCGGCGCTCAGTCTCGGCACCCTCATCGCCTTCGCCATCGCCGGATCGGTCACCCAGGTCACCGTCACGAACACCACGGTCGAGCCCGCCTACCGGGCCGACGGCACGACCTTCGAGTGCAAGCCGGGCACGACCGTCTCGACCTACACGGTGCCGCGCTTCGACCCCTACTGGGGACTGCTCGCGGTCAACCCCTACGTCGTGGTGGCCGATGCGTCGTACGGCGACTTCGACGACAACGGCAACCCGCAAGACCTCTTCGGCTACATCGCGCTCGGCGTCCGCCAGGCCCAGATCGCGCCCGAGACCGAGACCTTCACCGACTACTGCGCCCTCGCCGTCTCGGGCTTCGAAGACGACGACCAGCCGACCGCCGAAGAGCTCCTGCGCACCGGCGTTCCGAGCTGGTTCATCGGCCTCGCCCTGCAGTCGGGACTCGCCGCGCTCGCCCTCTGGGGCGCCTGGGCCTCCACCCGCACCCCCGCCGGCCGCCTCGCCAAGGGCAGCCGCATCGCGTAG
- a CDS encoding MarR family winged helix-turn-helix transcriptional regulator: MSSSDRTDAILAVEGEMARILRRVRMVVQHHAQLFSPELQPSGYLVLGFIVKHHPTPPGEIIAQLGIDKSALSRQLRVLKDLGFVTSEPDPADGRASLYAPTEATVERMTSIRRETQSLYADVFEDWSDADVAQFVRLLGEFNDRIERR, from the coding sequence GTGAGCAGCTCCGACAGAACCGATGCCATCCTCGCCGTCGAAGGCGAGATGGCGCGGATCCTCCGGCGGGTGAGGATGGTCGTGCAGCACCACGCGCAGCTGTTCTCGCCCGAGCTCCAGCCTTCGGGGTATCTCGTGCTCGGCTTCATCGTGAAGCACCACCCCACCCCACCGGGCGAGATCATCGCCCAGCTCGGCATCGACAAGAGCGCGCTCAGCCGGCAGCTACGGGTGCTGAAAGACCTGGGCTTCGTCACCAGCGAGCCCGACCCGGCCGACGGGCGGGCGAGTCTCTACGCACCGACCGAGGCGACCGTGGAACGCATGACGAGCATCCGCCGCGAGACCCAGAGCCTCTACGCCGACGTCTTCGAAGACTGGAGCGACGCCGACGTCGCCCAGTTCGTGCGGCTGCTCGGCGAGTTCAACGACAGGATCGAACGGCGATGA
- a CDS encoding MazG family protein, whose amino-acid sequence MSEKPTPLPMPFPDASSELERLVAVTALLRAPGGCPWDAEQTHESLVRYLTEETHELIDAIEAGSRDELLEELGDVLYQVVFHADIAAHTPGEEFTIDDVAAHMTAKMVGRHPHVFGDLDLSTAGEVENAWDSFKAAEKPTRTSVLDGVPLGMPALALADKLLGKAAKLGVSAPEVPLDAPAADEAELGAQLLSVVGAARARGLDPERALRTALRALRAEVTAAEVTAVETDAAAGMTTDAAAEPATERRNIGG is encoded by the coding sequence ATGAGCGAGAAGCCGACGCCCCTGCCGATGCCGTTTCCGGATGCGTCGAGCGAGCTCGAGAGGCTGGTGGCGGTGACCGCGTTGCTGCGGGCGCCGGGCGGGTGCCCGTGGGATGCGGAGCAGACTCACGAGTCGCTCGTGCGCTACCTCACCGAGGAGACCCACGAGCTCATCGACGCCATCGAGGCGGGGTCGCGCGACGAGTTGCTCGAGGAGCTCGGCGACGTGCTCTACCAGGTGGTGTTCCACGCCGACATCGCCGCGCACACGCCCGGCGAGGAGTTCACCATCGACGATGTCGCCGCGCACATGACCGCGAAGATGGTGGGGCGGCATCCGCACGTCTTCGGCGACCTCGACCTCAGCACCGCGGGCGAGGTCGAGAACGCCTGGGACTCGTTCAAGGCCGCCGAGAAGCCCACCCGCACCAGCGTGCTCGACGGCGTGCCGCTCGGCATGCCCGCCCTCGCTCTCGCCGACAAGCTCCTCGGCAAGGCGGCGAAGCTGGGCGTCAGCGCGCCCGAGGTGCCGCTCGACGCCCCAGCCGCCGACGAAGCCGAGCTCGGGGCGCAGCTGCTCTCCGTCGTCGGCGCCGCCCGCGCCCGCGGCCTCGACCCCGAGCGGGCGCTCCGCACCGCCCTCCGCGCGCTGCGCGCCGAGGTGACGGCGGCCGAGGTGACGGCAGTCGAGACGGATGCGGCGGCGGGGATGACGACGGATGCTGCGGCCGAGCCGGCGACCGAACGACGGAACATCGGCGGCTGA
- a CDS encoding MFS transporter, translating into MAAAGASILKQPKAVWAVAFACVIAFMGIGLVDPILPAIAESLHARQTQTSLLFTSYLLITGFAMLFTSWLSTRIGARRTLLIGLGLIVLFALAAGLSQSVEEVIGFRAGWGLGNALFISTALATIVGAASGGASSAIVLYEAALGLGIAIGPLLGGLLGSISWRGPFFGTSALMAVGFIAILVLMKKEPQRPTPSPLSAPFKALTRPALAVLAVAALFYNIGFFILLAYTPFPLGLDAMGLGLTFFGWGIAVAITSVWAAPWLTRRLPRTRVLWTVLLLLGADLVAAGLFVQSAAGLIVCVIVGGALLGVMNTVLTESVMAATDLPRPVASSAYSAVRFLGGAVAPPVASLIAAATTDAVPFYVAAGSVVVASLIVIVGHRAIAHVDHEEEETDLVEAEAITAGEQL; encoded by the coding sequence ATGGCCGCCGCAGGCGCCTCCATCCTCAAGCAGCCGAAGGCCGTCTGGGCCGTCGCCTTCGCCTGCGTCATCGCCTTCATGGGCATCGGCCTGGTCGACCCCATCCTCCCCGCCATCGCCGAGAGCCTGCACGCCCGCCAGACCCAGACCAGCCTGCTGTTCACCAGCTACCTGCTCATCACGGGCTTCGCGATGCTGTTCACCAGCTGGCTCTCCACCCGCATCGGGGCGCGCCGCACGCTGCTCATCGGCCTCGGCCTCATCGTGCTGTTCGCCCTCGCCGCGGGCCTCTCGCAGAGCGTGGAGGAGGTCATCGGCTTCCGCGCCGGCTGGGGCCTCGGCAACGCGCTGTTCATCTCGACGGCGCTCGCCACCATCGTGGGCGCGGCGAGCGGAGGAGCGAGCTCGGCCATCGTGCTGTACGAGGCCGCGCTCGGTCTCGGCATCGCCATCGGCCCGCTGCTCGGAGGTCTGCTCGGCTCGATCAGCTGGCGCGGCCCGTTCTTCGGAACCTCGGCCCTCATGGCGGTGGGTTTCATCGCCATCCTCGTGTTGATGAAGAAGGAGCCGCAGCGCCCCACCCCGAGCCCGCTCTCCGCGCCCTTCAAGGCCCTGACGCGACCCGCCCTCGCGGTGCTCGCGGTGGCCGCCCTGTTCTACAACATCGGCTTCTTCATCCTGCTCGCCTACACGCCGTTCCCGCTCGGGCTCGACGCCATGGGCCTCGGTCTCACCTTCTTCGGCTGGGGCATCGCCGTGGCGATCACCTCGGTGTGGGCCGCCCCCTGGCTCACCCGGCGGCTGCCGCGCACCCGCGTGCTCTGGACGGTGCTGCTGCTGCTCGGCGCCGACCTCGTGGCGGCGGGCCTGTTCGTGCAGTCGGCCGCAGGTCTCATCGTCTGCGTCATCGTCGGCGGGGCGCTGCTCGGCGTCATGAACACCGTGCTCACCGAGTCGGTGATGGCGGCCACCGACCTGCCCCGCCCGGTCGCCTCGTCGGCCTACTCGGCGGTGCGCTTCCTCGGCGGCGCCGTCGCCCCGCCCGTCGCCTCCCTCATCGCCGCCGCGACGACGGATGCGGTTCCCTTCTACGTCGCCGCCGGCTCGGTGGTCGTCGCCTCGCTCATCGTCATCGTCGGCCACCGCGCCATCGCCCACGTCGACCACGAGGAGGAGGAGACCGATCTCGTCGAGGCCGAGGCCATCACCGCGGGGGAGCAGCTCTAG
- the hisS gene encoding histidine--tRNA ligase, with translation MATPVSAPRGMRDFLPADKAKRERVLGVIRSTYAAHGFDEIETPVVEDFDRLHAGLGGDNEKLAFNVMKRGLAASDLAEAAATDDPDALADLGLRFDLTVPLARFYATHRAALPQVFRAVQIAPVWRAERPQKGRYRQFVQCDIDIIGEAGILAEIELLTATLATLDTLGLAGCRIRINDRRILFGVLDAFGFAADEHSSVLITVDKLDKVGTGGVIDELRSKGTTPAAVDALAAYFEQTSVTAEATPLTATTVAAALPEGVAPDAVTALASIGTALETAGVRGELVFDPFLVRGMGYYTGTIFEIEHPDFSFSLGGGGRYDGMIGRFLGEQVPACGFSIGFERIIDLIDDPAGAGTRSIVLVHDKAAEPERLLALKTQFVDRGERVRLERRTKNLAPLLDRAAASGFTHFALVGRDATRADDLELKELSAPE, from the coding sequence ATGGCAACTCCCGTCTCCGCACCGCGCGGCATGCGCGACTTCCTTCCCGCCGACAAGGCCAAGCGCGAGAGGGTGCTGGGCGTCATCCGCTCCACCTACGCCGCCCACGGGTTCGACGAGATCGAGACGCCCGTGGTGGAGGACTTCGACCGCCTCCACGCCGGACTCGGCGGCGACAACGAGAAGCTCGCGTTCAACGTGATGAAGCGCGGCCTCGCCGCCTCCGACCTCGCGGAGGCCGCCGCCACCGACGACCCCGACGCCCTCGCCGACCTCGGCCTCCGTTTCGACCTCACCGTTCCGCTGGCCCGCTTCTACGCCACCCACCGCGCGGCTCTCCCGCAGGTGTTCCGCGCCGTGCAGATCGCCCCGGTGTGGCGGGCCGAACGCCCCCAGAAGGGCCGCTACCGCCAGTTCGTGCAGTGCGACATCGACATCATCGGCGAGGCGGGAATCCTCGCCGAGATCGAGCTGCTCACGGCGACCCTCGCGACTCTCGACACCCTGGGTCTCGCCGGGTGCCGCATCCGCATCAACGACCGCCGCATCCTGTTCGGCGTGCTCGACGCCTTCGGCTTCGCCGCCGACGAGCACTCCTCGGTGCTCATCACCGTCGACAAGCTCGACAAGGTCGGCACGGGGGGAGTGATCGACGAGCTGCGCTCGAAGGGAACCACCCCCGCCGCGGTCGACGCGCTCGCCGCCTACTTCGAGCAGACTTCCGTGACAGCGGAGGCCACGCCCCTCACCGCCACCACCGTGGCGGCGGCTCTCCCCGAGGGTGTCGCTCCGGATGCGGTAACAGCCCTCGCCTCCATCGGCACGGCCCTCGAGACGGCCGGCGTGCGCGGCGAGCTCGTCTTCGACCCCTTCCTGGTGCGCGGTATGGGCTACTACACGGGCACGATCTTCGAGATCGAGCACCCCGACTTCAGCTTCTCACTGGGCGGTGGCGGTCGCTACGACGGCATGATCGGCCGCTTCCTCGGCGAGCAGGTGCCGGCCTGCGGCTTCTCCATCGGCTTTGAGCGCATCATCGACCTCATCGACGACCCGGCGGGCGCCGGCACCAGGTCGATCGTGCTGGTGCACGACAAGGCAGCCGAGCCCGAGCGCCTGCTGGCGCTCAAGACGCAGTTCGTCGACCGAGGCGAGCGCGTGCGTCTGGAGCGCCGCACGAAGAACCTCGCCCCGCTTCTCGACCGGGCCGCAGCATCCGGTTTCACCCACTTCGCCCTGGTCGGGCGCGACGCCACGCGGGCTGACGACCTCGAGCTCAAAGAACTTTCCGCCCCGGAATGA